A part of Cannabis sativa cultivar Pink pepper isolate KNU-18-1 chromosome 6, ASM2916894v1, whole genome shotgun sequence genomic DNA contains:
- the LOC115695898 gene encoding dirigent protein 22-like — protein sequence MAASIFSKTQFTILSILLTLTLVFALGAAEDGFVRAIDRKLLGLKKQKFSHFRFFFHDIYSGKNPSALSIIQPPKNSSKIGFGVVSMIDDPLTEGPELSSKLLGKAQGFYGLASQTEAALIVAMNFHIMQGKYNGSTLTILGRNNVFNKVREMPVIGGSGLFRFASGYAHASTHKFNPSNGDAVVEYNVYVLHY from the coding sequence ATGGCAGCTTCAATATTCTCGAAAACCCAATTTACAATTCTCTCCATCCTTCTAACCCTAACCCTAGTTTTCGCCCTTGGAGCAGCCGAAGATGGTTTCGTCAGAGCCATAGATAGAAAGCTTCTAGGGctaaaaaagcaaaaatttagcCACTTTCGATTCTTCTTTCACGACATATACAGCGGGAAAAACCCTAGCGCCCTCTCAATAATCCAACCACCGAAAAACTCATCAAAAATTGGATTCGGGGTTGTTAGCATGATCGACGATCCTTTAACCGAAGGGCCAGAACTAAGCTCAAAGTTGCTAGGAAAAGCTCAAGGGTTTTATGGGTTAGCTTCACAAACTGAGGCTGCCCTAATTGTGGCTATGAATTTCCATATAATGCAAGGAAAATACAATGGGAGCACTCTCACCATTCTTGGGAGAAACAATGTGTTTAATAAGGTTAGAGAAATGCCTGTGATTGGAGGAAGTGGTCTTTTTAGGTTTGCAAGTGGGTATGCTCATGCTAGTACTCATAAGTTTAATCCTTCTAATGGAGATGCTGTGGTTGAGTATAATGTTTATGTTCTCCATTATTAg
- the LOC115695896 gene encoding dirigent protein 19-like: MAASIFSKTQFTILSILLTLTLVFALGAAEDGFVRAMDRKLLGLKKQKFSHFRFYWHDIYSGKNPSALPIIQPPKNSSKNGFGVVSMIDDPLTEGPELSSKLLGKAQGFYGLASQTEAALIMAMNFHIMQGKYNGSTLTILGRNNVFNKVREMPVIGGSGLFRFASGYAHASTHKFNPSNGDAVVEYNVYVLHY, encoded by the coding sequence ATGGCAGCTTCAATATTCTCAAAAACCCAATTCACAATTCTCTCCATCCTTCTAACCCTAACCCTAGTTTTCGCCCTTGGAGCAGCCGAAGATGGTTTCGTCAGAGCCATGGATAGAAAGCTTCTAGGGctaaaaaagcaaaaatttagcCACTTTCGATTCTACTGGCACGACATATACAGCGGGAAAAACCCTAGCGCCCTCCCAATAATCCAACCACCGAAAAACTCATCGAAAAATGGATTCGGGGTTGTTAGCATGATTGACGATCCTTTAACCGAAGGGCCAGAACTAAGCTCAAAGTTGCTAGGAAAAGCTCAAGGGTTTTATGGGTTAGCTTCACAAACTGAGGCTGCCCTAATTATGGCTATGAATTTTCATATAATGCAAGGAAAATACAATGGGAGCACTCTCACCATTCTTGGGAGAAACAATGTGTTTAATAAGGTTAGAGAAATGCCTGTGATTGGAGGAAGTGGTCTTTTTAGGTTTGCAAGTGGGTATGCTCATGCTAGTACTCATAAGTTTAATCCTTCTAATGGAGATGCTGTCGTTGAGTATAATGTTTATGTTCTCCATTATTAg